A stretch of Lathyrus oleraceus cultivar Zhongwan6 chromosome 6, CAAS_Psat_ZW6_1.0, whole genome shotgun sequence DNA encodes these proteins:
- the LOC127091995 gene encoding ran-binding protein 1 homolog a — protein MADPEHREEEEAPVVGDDEDTGAQVAPIVKLEEVAVTTGEENEDAILDLKSKLYRFDKDGNQWKERGAGTVKFLKHKATGKVRLLMRQSKTLKICANHFIIPTMSVQEHAGNEKSCVWHAKDFADGELKDELFCIRFPSIENCKSFMETFQEVAESQKLVDDREASAAAILVEKLSVDDKSADAEKKDEEKSAEKTEKKESASGETGKADADKKVEEPESV, from the exons ATGGCAGATCCTGAACACCGTGAAGAGGAGGAGGCACCAGTCGTCGGCGATGACGAAGATACCGGAGCACAAGTCGCTCCCATCGTCAAACTTGAGGAGGTTGCCGTGACCACCGGTGAAGAAAACGAAGACGCCATTCTAGATCT CAAATCAAAGCTTTACCGATTTGATAAGGATGGAAATCAGTGGAAGGAGAGGGGTGCTGGTACAGTCAAGTTCTTGAAACATAAGGCTACCGGTAAAGTTAGGCTTCTCATGAGGCAATCCAAAACACTCAAGATCTGTGCCAATCATTTCA TTATTCCTACCATGTCCGTGCAAGAACATGCTGGTAATGAGAAATCCTGTGTTTGGCATGCTAAGGATTTTGCTGATGGTGAACTAAAGGATGAGCTTTTCTGCATTCGTTTTCCATCTATTGAAA ATTGTAAAAGCTTTATGGAAACATTCCAAGAAGTTGCCGAGTCCCAAAAACTAGTGGATGACCGGGAAGCATCTGCAGCAGCTATTCTTGTTGAGAAATTGAGTGTTGATGACAAGTCTGCTGATGCAGAGAAGAAAGATGAAGAGAAGTCTGCGGAAAAAACTGAGAAGAAAGAATCAGCATCAGGTGAGACTGGTAAGGCAGATGCAGATAAAAAAGTTGAAGAGCCTGAGTCTGTTTGA
- the LOC127095985 gene encoding secreted RxLR effector protein 161-like, which yields MKNIPYASVVRSLMYAQVCTRPNIAFAVGILGRYQSNLDMDHWKVAKKVLRYLKGTEYYMLMYRQTDNLDVIGYSDSDFAGCVNSRKSTSRYIFMMADGAISWRSTKQTLVATSTMEAEFVSCFEATSHGGLRVLFLGLESRILFLNI from the coding sequence ATGAAGAACATTCCATATGCTTCTGTTGTTAGAAGTCTTATGTATGCTCAAGTATGCACAAGGCCCaacattgcatttgctgttggaATCTTAGGAAGATATCAGAGTAATCTAGATATGGATCACTGGAAAGTTGCAAAGAAGGTGTTGAGATATCTTAAAGGAACAGAATATTACATGCTAATGTATAGGCAGACGGACAATCTTGATGTGATCGGCTATTCAGACTCCGACTTTGCTGGTTGTGTTAATTCTCGcaaatcaacatcaagatatATTTTTATGATGGCTGATGGAGCTATTTCATGGAGAAGTACTAAGCAAACCTTGGTTGCTACTTCTACTATGGAAGCTGAGTTTGTCTCCTGTTTTGAGGCTACTTCTCATGGTGGCTTAAGAGTTTTATTTCTGGGCTTAGAATCAAGGATTCTATTTCTAAACATCTGA